In Isosphaera pallida ATCC 43644, the sequence GATGGAGGCGGTCGGCGAGTTCGACCACGCCGACAGCGAAGGATTCCTCCGCGTCCTCTCCGTCGGAGCCCGCGCCTTGGGAGCCGCCGGACAGGTTCCCCCCGCCTCGCTCAACCAGAGGGGCTGAGCCGCTCACCGAACACGGTCATAACGATTTCCATCCAGATCCACTGGACCCACCTTTCGTCCCTGGTCCTTCGATTCCAGGTCTCAACCCTCGGTTGAAGCAGCGGACTTTGCTCGCCTCTTCCTTAAACCAAGATGGTCCCAGTGATCTCCATGTGTCAATCTTAGCAGGGTCAGTTCGCGTTCACTTCGTCCCCACCGCGCGAACGGTCCCGGAACTCAGTGGCGCGATCTGGATCTTGCCCAACAATCTGCACGACCGGCTCGATGATGAAATGTGGCCCTCGTTCGATGAATCTTATTTTATCTGAAAGACACGCTCGCTGCCCCGTCGTCCACCCTGCATCGGAGCCACCAGTCGTTGTAAGGACTTCCGCCCATGTCGATTCATCCGCTCGATCGCACTGAAGAGGATGTCAACCCAAGCGAGCAGCCAGAATTCGTTTACCCCTGCCCGTGCGGACGAGTCCAGCTTCGGTCTAAACATCTGATGCCCGAAGATTGGGCGCGGTGCGGCTCGTGCGGTCAGGTTCACATGATTCCCACCGTGATGCCCAAACCCAAGCCCCGGGTTCTCCAGACCGATCCCAACGGTTCCCCCAAGCGCGATCCGCTCAGTCACCTCCCTCTTCCTTTACCGCATCGTCGGGCGGTCTCCCCGGCCACAACCAACACGCCGGCAAGCCGTTGGGATTCGCTAACCCAAGACGAGGCGTCCACCCATCTAGCCCACGCCTCGTCCAAAACTCCCCAAGAACCTTCGACCCTAGCGGCCGCGACCTGGTTGGTGGTGGGGGCGGTCGCACTCTTCCTCCTCCTCGATCGCTCGATCAACCTCACCACTCTTCCACGATTTTTCCTGACCCTTTTTTTTATCTATAGTGTCTACATGATGATGAGTCCGATACGAGCGCGTTCCCGGCGCAAACGCCTCCCCGCGCCCAAGCGTGGTGTTGCTCCGCTCCCCGGCGATCCCAGCTGGAGGGCGCGCCAATCCGAAGCGTCCTCCGAGGAGTCGGGCAATTCCTCTAAGCCCTGGTGAAAATTAGGCACGATCCCCTGAGGATTGAAGCCGAATGGGGCGGGGGAACGGATCGTTGCGTCGCGTTTTGGCCGCGACGACGCGCCAGAGGCGTCAACGCGCTCCATGTTCCCGACGCGACCCGGCTTCGGTTTCTCGACGTCCGATTTGTCTCCATTTGGGAATGGGTTGACGAGGTCCTGAGACGAAAGTCGGTCGCGGACGGGCCATCCGATGAACCGACTTCGACAGGACAGCGCGAGCGACTCCATCGCTTTCAGCAATCAGTTCAATCAGTTCACGACCTGGACCACGACCCTCACAATCCAAACCGGAGATCGAGGCGTTTCCGGTTCGTGCACCGAACGTCTCGCCGCGCTCGATTGGATCTTGAGTCGAATCAAGCTGGAAACACCGTTCGAGTCAGCCTTGCGCTGGGTGGACGAGCAGGACGAACGGGAGCATCCCAGTCTTGAGCCGGCGCGGGGTTGGCAAGCGGCGATCCGCCATCGCAACTTGCTTCGGCACCCCTGGCATACCCTGGAAGGCGAGGACACGGCGTTTCCCGACCGCGCGACCATCCTCACCTACCATCAGCGGCGTATCGGCATTCGAACCCTCATGGAAACGGTCCACGGGTTTGGGTAAACCGCGAGCGTCAGCCTTTCTCGAATGCTTCCGGGTTGCGTGGAGCGGGACGACCGCCGACAATCGGTTGACGCGGGGCGCGGCGAGCCAATTTCACCAACACCACCACCCCACCACTGTGAACCGGTGACTCATTCCAGTATGGTGCCGGCATGGTTGTTCGGGGTTTTGAAGGCTCGCCTCGCAGACGCCAGCACTTACCCGACTCGGTGGTCCTCAGCCCGCGTCGGCTTCCGACGGATCGTTCCTCCCTCCAACCCAGGAGGTTTTCGTTTTATGAGTCGGTACGTCAAATTTTTGACCTTCCTCTGCTCAACCGTCGCGGTGACCTCAGCGCTGATCGCAGTTCCCGGTCTCTCCGACCGTGAACCGGCATGGGCGGAATTGCAACCACCCGGCAAGAACAAGAGTGTCACCGACCCCAATCCAGCTCAACCGCCGGACGCTCCGCTGGTGGACACAGCCAAGGCCGCCGCGCCCACTCGCGACGAGCCGGCCGTGACCAAGGCCCGCTCCGAATCTCCCCGCGCTGGGCATGCGGACGTCGTCGCCGCGCCGCTCCCCCAGAATTACGCCGCCGTGACGCCGCGTAAGGCGATCCCCCCTCAACCCAACCGCGATCTCGGCTTCGTCTCCAAGGTCGGCACCTTCCAGCGACGGGGCTACACCATCGAGGCCGCCTACCGCTTCCGCGACCCCAGTGAAAGACGTTTCCGGTTCTACAACAGCCGCTTCGACCTGGTCTTCTCCGCGCCGATCCGGTTCGGTTCCGCCGGCTCGATCACCGGCTTCCAGCAAACCTTCCTGGCTTCAGTCTACAAGGATGAGATTTACGACTTCTGGATTGCGATCTCCGATCGTTCCAACCCCGACGGCACGTACAACCTTGCCTTCTCCTTCGACGTCAATCAGCCGTTCGGCTGGTATTGGTGGGACGACGACATGCGCGGCTTCCCCTACGGCGACTGAAGCCATCTGCGTCGCTCAATTCCAAGCAGTGCCGACCAACCGGATCGTTCAAGTCTCGAGAGCAGATCCGATCCCCCAGGGGTTAGTCGCCGGTGATCCTCGACCCCAACGGGGCCGCTCCCCAGGATGCACACCCTGGAGAACGGCCCTCGCGCCTCACCGATCCAACGATCATGGTGTGTCGCGCTGATGTTCCCGACCCCGCCGGGGTTGGCAAACCCACATCATCAACCAGGGTGAGAGGAGGAGAGGTCGCGTGATGACCGGATCCCAAGCCCTGCCCTGTACTTTGGAACTGATGCCGTCGAGGTCGAGAACCCCGCGGCATCAGTCAGGAACGAGTCGCGTCCACCCATCGGACCTTGGTTGAAACGACTCGGGTGATGGTCAGCCCAGCCGCGGAGAGAGCGGTGGTCATGTCGTTTCATGCCTGAGTCAACGATGGCATCACCCGCTGAATCGCCTCACGCAGGCGGGTCATGGTGATCGGCTTGGTAAGATAATCGTCAAATCCCGCCTGGAGGCACTGCAAACGTTGTTCGTCGCGGGCGTTGGCGGTCAACGCGATCATGGCCAAATGAGCCGATCCATGATGGTCAGAGGTCGAATCCTCGAAACGGGCCTCCCAGCAGCGAACGTGGCGGGCCACCTCGTCGCCGTTCATCTCGGGCATCTGAAGATCCAGCAGCGCCAGGGCGAAGGTGGACGGACCATCCCGACCACGTTTGAGGAGCTCCCAGGCAGTTCGACCGTTTTCGGCAAAGGTGATCGTCACATTCGGCAGGATCCGACGAACATAGTATCCCAGAATTTCACGAACATCGTCGTTGTCCTCGGCAATTAGAATCCGGGGCGCGTCGGCTTGATCTTCCTCGCGTGACAAGGTCGCAGAGGGCGATTTTAATGCATGATCATTTACAATGATGTTTGGACAATTCTCTTGGACGGGGGAATCGGTGTAGTGGCTTGACGTGGGGAGGACGATGGGATCGGTCGTGGGCGATGAGACGGCTTGCAACGAAGGAGACTGGTGGTGACAAGAAACCGGCAGCCAGAGTTCGAAGAGGCTGCCGCGACCCGGAGCGCTTCGCACTTGGATGAAACCGTCGAGTTGGTGGGCCAGGGTTCGGGCGATGTGCAACCCCAGGCCATATCCGACGGGAGCCGTCCCCGAACCGCGCTCGGCGGCGACCTGGGAGAACGGCTCGAAGACGCGAGGCAGTTGGTCGGCGGCGATCCCCACCCCGGTATCGCGCACCTGAACGACCACCCAGCCCCGCTCGACGGTTGGTTCCGCGCCGGAGTCTTCGGAGGTCGTGGTCTCCCAACGACTCGACGGGATCGAAGTGGAGAACGAGGCGAAAACCGTCTCGGTCTCAGGCGGATGTCCAAGGTGTTCCGACTCGGTCGTGTCAGGGTCGCTCACGGCCACGCGATGGATCACGCGCAAGGTCACCTCGCCTCCGGGCGGAGTATACTTGATCGCGTTAGTGACCAAGTTTGTGACGATCTGTTGAACTCTTAAAGGATCGGTGCGAATCGTCTCCGGAACCGTTTCCTCCACCAGGTGAGCCAATCGAATCCCCTTCTCCATTGCGGCGTGGCTGGTGAGCATGACGACATCGGCCACAATGGCGTGGGGATTGGCGTCGCTCCAATGGATGTCCAACCCGCCCGCCTCGATTTTGGCAAAGTCCAGCACATTGGCCAACAAATGACTGAGATGCCGACCCGAGCGAATCAAGGTCTGTCGGGCCCGTTCCGCCTCGTCGCGTGGGATGTCGCTTTCGACCAGACGATCGACATTGCCCAAAATCGCGGTCAACGGGGTGCGGATCTCATGGCTCAACTGGGCCAGATGGTCGGATCGGGCGCGCATTGCCTGTTCGCTGGCCCAACGGCTACGTTCCAAGATGGCTTGGGTTCGCTTCAGTTCTGTCAGGTCGATCCCCACTCCACCTACCAAGTTGTCGGTGCGCCCCTGAGCGTCGGTGAGCGGGAACTTCAACACCAGCCCCTTGAATATCGTGCCGTCGGGTTGGCGGCCCCGCCCGACCTGTTGTATGACCCGCCCCTCCCGGCGCACCTGGTCGGAAACAACTTTCCACTCGGCAGCGATCTCCAGCGGCGCGATGTCCGAGGTTCGCCGACCGACCAGCGACTCGGGATCCTCCACTCCGTAAAGCCGCGCAGTGTAACGGTTGACGAAGACGAACCGCTCGTGGTCGTCGGTGATCCACGCCCCCATCGGCACCTGATCCATGAACTGGCGAAACCGTTGCTCAGTCTCAAGCCGAGCCTGGTTGGCCTCGATCTGCTCGGTGACATCCAGAATCAGGCCGTCACGCAACACCCGGTCACCCTCCCGGCGGGGCCGCGACCGCACTTGAATCCAACGCCATTGCCCCCAGGCAGCTCGCACTCGAACCGTTTCGTCCAGCGGTTCCCAGGCTTGGGCTGACCGCTGAATCGCCCGCCACATCTGCTCTTGATCGTCGGGATGGATCAGATTATTGAAAAGATGTGCTGAATTATTAATGAGGATTTGCGGATCATAACCCAGCACCCGCTGGAAGCCGGTGCCGATGTACTTGAAGTGGAGCTCTAACCCCGATGGTCCCTCGATCTGTTCACTCTGAATCAACGCCCCGCCCGGGATGTTTTCCTCCAACACCCGCAACATTGCCTCGCGACGCTTAAGGTTTGATTGAGCGTCGCGCAGCTCGGTGATGTCGGAGCGGATGCAAAAGAATTCCTCCTCGCCATCCTCCCAATCGTGTAAGGAGATGATCAACGCTCGGTGATAAGTCGGTTGGCCATTTTTGTCGAGGGCGCGGAACTCGATGACCGCCTGACCGGTTCGAGCCAGTTGGTCGCGGGCCTCCGCGATGATGTGCCGATCCTCAGGGTGAATCGACTCGGCTGCGGCGGTGCCGACGAGTTGCTCGGGGGTTTTGTCCAGCAAGGCGGCGTAGGCGGCGTTGACCTTCAGGTACGTGCCGTCCCGACCAATGACCGCGCGGGCCTGGCACAGGTCGATGAGGCGTTTGAAGTGGCGTTGCTCGTCCCAGTCCCGCTCGCTCAGGATCAGGCGAAACCGGGTGCGGCGATGCTGGTCGATGATCGATGCCCCCACCAGCGCCAATCCTGTGCCGAAGACGAGATGGACCGCGTCGGCGGTCGTCGCTGCGCCGGCTTCGACCCGAGGAAGGAAAATCAAGATAAACATCGCGGTCATCAAAACCGCCGTGGTCACGATCGCCGGACCCAGACCGATTCGCCAGGCGCAAGCCCACACCAACGGCAGGAAGAAGACCACCCGGGTCTCGCCACCGTAACCCGGCCCCAGACTGGCCAGGATTGCCACGCCGGCCGCCCCCAGGATCAAAGGCGCAAGCAACCAACGGGCGACTTGGACCACCCACCATCGGATCACGGGTTTCCCAATAATCCCCCACACGACGAACGCCCCTCGTGTCCCACGGTCCGATAGGCTCCACCACGCTCAACGACCCTGAAGCTCACCTTGGATCATAACGCAGTTTGCTCGTCTCTGCTGGGGCCATATCGAACGGGAACACTTAGGACGGCATCGAGCCCGCCCCGCTGGGCATGTCCATCGGGAGTCTTCAACCCACGCCAAACAAGTCTCTGACATTTCCCAACGAACCGGATTAGAATGACCGTATCAAGGATTGCGGCTGGACCACTCGAGGCGGCCGACGCCTCGTGGTCACCTGCCGTCCGCCCTCACCACGTTCTCGGCTTTGGGCCGAACGTCGGTCCCGCCCCACCTCCCGCCTTGATCTCGCCTCCGACGGAGCGCCCCGCCCATGACGCCGCCCCCACGCGACCCGCCAAGCGGTCGCGGTTGCCTGCTTCGATTGGCCGCCGTCGCGTTGACTGTGGCCGCGATCCTCGCAACTCCAAGTCCCCCCGCTGCCGCCCAAAGCCAATGGCCCCAGGCGCGGCTCACGGGCGTGCATCCGCCGTCAGCCACCCGCGGTAGCTCGGTTGTCGTCACCTTGACCGGCTCCGACTTGGAGGGGGTCGATTCCCTGCGTTTCAGTCATCCGGGATTCCAGGTCGAGAAGACCGCCGACTTGACCTTCAAAATCACCGTGGGGACCGACGTACCCCTTGGACGTCACGACCTTCGCGCAGTGGGGACCTACGGCGTCACCAATCCCCGGGTTTTCACCGTTGGCGCGCGGCCCGAACTCGTTGAACGGGAACCCAACGACACGGTTGAATTGGCCACCCCCGTTCCCATGAACGCGGTGGCGCTGGGCACGATCGGTCAGCCAACCGACCTCGATCACTACGTCTTCGAGGCGACCAAGAAACGCCGGGTCACCCTCACCCTGGAAGCCGACCGGATCGACTCGCCGCTGGACGCCTCGCTGCGGCTGTTTGGTCCCGACGGGCAACCCTTGGCCGAAGTCCACGACACCATCGGACCCGACCCAGTGCTGCATGTCGTTCCACCTCATGATGGTCTTTACATTGTTCAAGTGCGCGATGTGACCTTCGCCGGTTCCCCCGGCCACTACTACCGCCTGGTCCTGCACGACGGCCCCGTCATCGACGCAGCGCTGCCCGCTTCGGCCCGACCGGGCGAAACGGTCGAACTGACCCTCTTTGGTCTGGGTCTGGGCGAGGGGTCCCGTCCTCTGAACGATCCGAACCCCGCCGATTTTCATAGCCCCCCCCTTGAAGCGCGTTCCCTCAAACTCATCCTCCCTCCCGAAACGGCCCGCGACGCCACCCAATTGGCCATCCCCACCCTGACGGCTGTGGGAGACCGCTCGGGGTTCCTCGTGGATCTCGACGGCGAAACCACCGCCCCCAAACCCGCCACGCCCGGCCATCCGCTCGTTCGAACCCGGCCTCACGACCCCCTCTTCCTCGCCCTGGCTGATCCCGAACTCCTCCCCATCGCTGAGGTCGAGCCCAACGACGGCGGTCCCAAAGCCAGCGACCCCGTTCAAACCGCCACACTCCCCCTCGATCTCAGCGGTGCATTCCAGACTCCCGGCGATCGGGACGTGATTCGCTTCGACGCTCGCAAGGATCAAGTGTGGTGGATCGAATGCCAGGCCGAGCGGATCGACTCCCCCGCGCTGCCCAGCTGGGTCTTGCAGCGGATCGACCCCGCCCAGCCCGACCAGCCAGCCCGCGATCTCGCCGTCCCACCCGACTCACTCGACCTCGGAGCCGGCGCGCGTTGGCCCTCGGCGACCGTCGATACGACCTTGCGTTGGGTTGTCCCCGAAGACGGCGTTTATCAAATCGCCCTGACCGATCAAATGGGTTCGACCCGCGGCGATCCCCGGCTTCGCTGGCGTTTAGTCATCCGTCCCGAGACCGGCCGCCACGAGTTCGCCGCCTTCGTCGCCCCTGCCTCCCCTACCATTCACGACGCCGTGACCATCCCCGCTGGTGGCAAGGAAATTGCATATGTGCATGTACAACGTCGAATGGGTTTCGCGGGGGCAGTACGGATCGAGGCGGTCGAACTGCCCGCCGGGGTGACCTGTCGCCCGGTGGTGGCGGGACCGACTCAAAGCCTCGTTCCCCTGGTCTTTGAGGCGGCCGCCGACGCACCCCGCGCGGTCGGGCCGATTCGTCTGAACGCCTCCAGTCGCTGGCCCAACGACGAGACGACCCATCCCGGACGGCTCGCTGCCGGCGAGGGCGTGACCCGTCGGGTCATTCCTGGCGGACTGATCCGACCCACCCCCAACCCGCCCTTCGGCGCGGCTCGGGTGAGCCGCGAGTTCCCCGCGGCGGTACGCGATCCCAAACCGGCTGTCGTCAGCGCGCGCCCGAGACGGCCTGGCGGCGGACCTGAGGACGGTCCCCCACTGGCCATCGCGGTCGGCTCGATCCTACCTTATCGCATTGAAACCCGACGTGCCGAGGGGATCGCCGCGCCTATTGTTGTGGCCTCCGAATCGTTCGCCCCCAACCTACCGGCAGCCAATGTCACCGTGCCTCCCGACCAAACCCAGGGGGTTTTGGCCCTGCCAATCCCCTCCAACGTCACCCCCGGACTGTATAGCTTCGCGTTCAACGCCACCCTCACGATTCCCTTCAGCAAAGACACCAACGCTGCCCAGAAACCCAACATCAATGTGATCGTTCCCACCGAGACCTTGGAACTCGATCTGAGACCCGCTGTCGTCACGCTGGCCTTGGAACCGGCTGGCGCGCTCGAACTCAAAAGGGGGGGGACGCTCCAGATCAAGGCCAACTTAACCCGCCAGAACAACTTCGCGGGCCCGGTGACGCTCGAACCGATGCCCGACGCCACCGCCGACCCCGCTGCGGTCGCTCAAACCTTGACCGGTTCGGTAATGATCCCCGGCGACGCCTCGCAAGGCGTGTTGACCCTGAGCGCTGCGGCCGAGGCCCCCGAGGGACCGCTTCCCGGCCTGGCGCTCCGTGCCGTCGCCGAGGTCGATGGGGTCAAGGTCGCCTTCGTGTTGCCGGTCGATCTCAAGATCGTTCCTTGACTGCCCCCAACATGCCCACGCACATGGACGTGCTTGTCATCTTGCTTTCGATTTCTCTCGTCCCCATGTCGGATTGTCCGTGGGGAATGTCATGGAGTGATCCATATGCGTTTTATGAACGGAGCGAAAGCGATTTCGGCCTGGGTCTTCTGGATGATGATGAGCCTGGGCATGGGAGTCGCTGCTGTGGCGGGGTTCGACGACCCACCCAACGCCATCGCCATCGAACCGCCTCCCGCGGGCCAAACGGTCGGTTACGCCGAAACCATCGCCGACCTGCTCGACGGCAAATGCGTTGCCTGCCATAACTCATTGGTGGCCGAAGGCCGGCTCAACCTGGAAACCTACGCCGGTTTGCTCAAGGGCGGCAAACGCGGTCCCTCGATCGTCCCCGGCAAGGCCGACCAATCACCCCTATTCCTGATGGGGTCGCATCGCATGGAGCCGGTCATGCCGCCTAAGGAGAAGGCCAAGGATTACCCCGCGCTGACGCCCGCCGAGGTTGGTCTGCTCAAAGCTTGGATCGACGCCGGAGCGATCGACGATTCCGACCCCGACGGCGAAACGACCAAACCGGCAATCGAACTGGGCACGCTGCCGCCTGGTCTCAATCCAGTCCTGGCCCTCGATTTTGCGCCGGGGCACGATCTGCTGGCGATCGGACGGGCCAACGTGGTCACGATCGTCGAACCACGCTCCGGGGTCGAAGCCCTGACTTTGGGCGGCCACCTCGACTATGTGGGGGCGATTCGGTTCTCGCCCGACGGCAGCCTGCTGGCCTCAGGAAGCTATCGCACGGCGTTGCTGCATCGCACCCCACGTTTGTTCCGCGGCCCGACGCTCGACGGCGCGGCCAACCCGCCGTCTCGTTTGATCGCCCTGCCCGGCAACGGCCAAGCCAACCCCAACGTCGTGGCAGCGGTCGAACCGGGAGGCGCGATCCGGGTCTGGAGCGGCGACGGCCAATCGCGGACGCTCGACCCTGGAGGCCCGCCGCTTGATCTGGCCGCGGCGGTCTGGACCACCCCCGCGGGACGCCTCCAAACCTTGGTTCTGGTCGGCAACGAGAATGGCGTGATCCGCCTGCTCGACCTCGCCGAGGGTAACGTGTGGGCCACTCTCAAGGGACACAACGGCCCTGCGCGGGCCGTGGCGATCCTCCACGACGACCAGGGACAACCCCGCGGCTTCGTGGCGGGAGGCGATGATGGGACGCTCCGTTTCTGGAACGCGCCGGCGTTCGACTTCGCCGCACCGCCTGCCGAACCAATCGCGGTCGAACCCTCGGCCAGCCTCGCCGGCGAGCAAGGGGCGATCCGCGTGTTGGCCAGCGCGCCTGGAAGTCGCTGGCTGATCTCGGGCGGAGCCGACGGCACAATCCGGCTGCGCGACCCGCTCGACGGCCAGCCCCAGGGTGAACGGATCCGCCCCTTCGACGGTCAACCGATCCGCGCCTTGAGCCTGGTCGCAACCAAGGCCGGCGCATTAGCCGTCGCGCTGGGGGATGCAGGGGAGTTCGCCGCGTTGCTGGCGTTGCCGACTCCCCATTCCCCCACGCCTTGTGTTCCGATCGTTCATCGTCTCGACGGCCACCTTGTGAAAGTCACGGCGGCAGCCCTGGCCGAGGATGGGCGGCGACTAGTGACGACTGACGAGGCCGGCGGGGTCAAACTCTGGTCGCTCGACCCCGAACGCCTGCTCCAAGACGCGCGTCTGACCACGACCAACAACGCTCCCGCCTCCTCCGCGGCCAGCTTGGGCGAGGTTCCGGCGATTCGCGGCGAGATGGTCTGGTCGCACCGGGCCGTCTCGCCCGAAGGACGGCCCACGGGTCCACCCTCGGCGACGACCGCCGCGACCTTCTTGAGCGATGGGCGGGTCGCGGTGGCCGGTACCGACAACGCAGTGCGTCTCACCGAGGTTCAAGGCGATTGGGAACAGTTCCGAGTCTTCGAGGATCACGCTGGGCGCGTGTTGGCACTCGACTTCGACCCCACCGGCGGCCTGCTGGCGGTTGGCGGCGGCGATCCATCGCGGTCAGGCGAACTGGTGGTCTGGGAGGTCGGC encodes:
- a CDS encoding PAS domain S-box protein produces the protein MIRWWVVQVARWLLAPLILGAAGVAILASLGPGYGGETRVVFFLPLVWACAWRIGLGPAIVTTAVLMTAMFILIFLPRVEAGAATTADAVHLVFGTGLALVGASIIDQHRRTRFRLILSERDWDEQRHFKRLIDLCQARAVIGRDGTYLKVNAAYAALLDKTPEQLVGTAAAESIHPEDRHIIAEARDQLARTGQAVIEFRALDKNGQPTYHRALIISLHDWEDGEEEFFCIRSDITELRDAQSNLKRREAMLRVLEENIPGGALIQSEQIEGPSGLELHFKYIGTGFQRVLGYDPQILINNSAHLFNNLIHPDDQEQMWRAIQRSAQAWEPLDETVRVRAAWGQWRWIQVRSRPRREGDRVLRDGLILDVTEQIEANQARLETEQRFRQFMDQVPMGAWITDDHERFVFVNRYTARLYGVEDPESLVGRRTSDIAPLEIAAEWKVVSDQVRREGRVIQQVGRGRQPDGTIFKGLVLKFPLTDAQGRTDNLVGGVGIDLTELKRTQAILERSRWASEQAMRARSDHLAQLSHEIRTPLTAILGNVDRLVESDIPRDEAERARQTLIRSGRHLSHLLANVLDFAKIEAGGLDIHWSDANPHAIVADVVMLTSHAAMEKGIRLAHLVEETVPETIRTDPLRVQQIVTNLVTNAIKYTPPGGEVTLRVIHRVAVSDPDTTESEHLGHPPETETVFASFSTSIPSSRWETTTSEDSGAEPTVERGWVVVQVRDTGVGIAADQLPRVFEPFSQVAAERGSGTAPVGYGLGLHIARTLAHQLDGFIQVRSAPGRGSLFELWLPVSCHHQSPSLQAVSSPTTDPIVLPTSSHYTDSPVQENCPNIIVNDHALKSPSATLSREEDQADAPRILIAEDNDDVREILGYYVRRILPNVTITFAENGRTAWELLKRGRDGPSTFALALLDLQMPEMNGDEVARHVRCWEARFEDSTSDHHGSAHLAMIALTANARDEQRLQCLQAGFDDYLTKPITMTRLREAIQRVMPSLTQA
- a CDS encoding WD40 domain-containing protein, with the protein product MRFMNGAKAISAWVFWMMMSLGMGVAAVAGFDDPPNAIAIEPPPAGQTVGYAETIADLLDGKCVACHNSLVAEGRLNLETYAGLLKGGKRGPSIVPGKADQSPLFLMGSHRMEPVMPPKEKAKDYPALTPAEVGLLKAWIDAGAIDDSDPDGETTKPAIELGTLPPGLNPVLALDFAPGHDLLAIGRANVVTIVEPRSGVEALTLGGHLDYVGAIRFSPDGSLLASGSYRTALLHRTPRLFRGPTLDGAANPPSRLIALPGNGQANPNVVAAVEPGGAIRVWSGDGQSRTLDPGGPPLDLAAAVWTTPAGRLQTLVLVGNENGVIRLLDLAEGNVWATLKGHNGPARAVAILHDDQGQPRGFVAGGDDGTLRFWNAPAFDFAAPPAEPIAVEPSASLAGEQGAIRVLASAPGSRWLISGGADGTIRLRDPLDGQPQGERIRPFDGQPIRALSLVATKAGALAVALGDAGEFAALLALPTPHSPTPCVPIVHRLDGHLVKVTAAALAEDGRRLVTTDEAGGVKLWSLDPERLLQDARLTTTNNAPASSAASLGEVPAIRGEMVWSHRAVSPEGRPTGPPSATTAATFLSDGRVAVAGTDNAVRLTEVQGDWEQFRVFEDHAGRVLALDFDPTGGLLAVGGGDPSRSGELVVWEVGKGMVVLRSEETHSDTVFAVRFSPDGRLLASGGADKFLKVTRLEDGKIIRSYEGHTHHVLGVDWKSDGRQLASSGGDSVVKVWSFDTGEQIRTCQAAGKQITALDWLPGGPLIAGASGDRQARLWNADNGQVTRGFGGSSEYLHCLAVGEEGGLIAAGADDGTVMVWKTDDAAVLRRLGDRR